tgccccgggaggaggacctcccaagacacccacgtgacgtgccagcagcccgccacaacatgccggaccccgatttgggccccaggagtcaacattgggagcccagagcacaccagcgatatccagcaccctctgagacagaccgtgggtcagagtcagaggatgacgcgccgtaccgtgagtcagggctccgtgtacgtcaaattgaatcgctagctaaagacatagaacgctttgatcctaacaccaatgaatccaatgtcgacgattatctcagggagatagaacgttgtctgcttgatcttccagcaccctcttcaagggaaaagctcaagctaatttggaaaaccacatctagaacggtgcacggtttcatggaaactctaccacctgacattcgtgatcggtactcctcgctctgccgagcattgagagatgaatacgccacgtatgcagactctgcgtcagctacaatgggggccttctccatcaaacactggagaaacgaaccccccagagagtattatcgccgactcaaaagtgcttatttccaaggtcgaaacggccctggggtcgaggaagaccctgccttcagatccctgttcattcacaacctgcacgagtatgttcgctccgaagtctcaatgtattgtcggatgaaaaaactgacaactcaggaggttaggaaatacgcccaacaggcttgggaagccggcggaaagccccaaaagcctgacgcacgtcaccgcgtcatgcacctagctcccgacgccgagccgcgtttggagctcgatggcacagaagctccacccactaagccaaaatctgctaaacctagacctgttaaaccgcgagagcagtcccaatctcctcaacaggggaaggggggtgctgattggccgcctaggtctggacaatcagacaggaagtggcccaaccaaaaccaacggcaggcaggtcggaacagtggaaggtttaaggagcgccgcccacaggtaggtcccgaacacaagtccgcaggtgagtacttgaccaaagccgacctccaggagatgtttcagcagttcctagctaaacagaaggaacagctgagatctgcagatgagacccctgcaccaaagtctgcttctaagaagccagacccagagccaacgtccgcatgactaggcgtggctcaacctcccagcgtggccaggacctacctgatcagctgggggaacactactggtagatcacaggagtctcctgaaatctaccccccagagaaacctgatgctaaatttctgaagttccttggtgacttaacaaaccatgatcatgctcgccgtttgtactgtagcaccaacgtaggtgggtgcatacaggttgatgctctgctggataccggctcagaaatcaccctgatgtgctccacattgttccatcgcgtgtctgacaccatgcggtcgctcgggaaaccagtccaggttgaaccttgtgacctgaaaatcaccagctacacccagacccgggagtgtatcactcaccgggcgtggctggatatcaccttccaagacatgactctggttcacccgttttatgtctgccagctagacactgaaccacttctcattggtcaggacctgcttgaacgtctagctcccctcatcgactgccagaagggtcaactgtgggcccaggtggacacacctaagccctggaacccagatagcagccgaccatcctccattcttgaagtcagcataagtgagccgcaaaacccttgttccaaggtcatgcccctccctacggctcccacagacgatgaccgcctgcaaaggcatgaaaccgctcctggaactccgttccgcacacattcatcttttctctgctcgctgaagaacgtcagcctgcagccatatgcaccacacatagttggtggtcttaccatcaactgcacccacatctcagatgctcgccttgctctttggtctgaaaagtcagccatcagccagcagacgtttgaacacctgcgtcagaaggacccccttctggtcagtgtgacacgtagccatcggctcttgtcacctacttggccgcagaggctcctgaaagcgccagaggtctgctctctgactatccaacttggagcaagacagctcacacatacattcagcatcataccacagcttgatccacctgcactcattggagcagatctgctggttcgactaggtgcccagctggacacttgcaatcaagtcctttgggcccgggccacaccttcctctgagcctcgctcagaaggccctgaacacttgctgtccggtcagaccattccacaggcctgccgtgcagtggttgaggccagcacggttctgcccccacaggtcaaaggagtgcctgttcgtctgaccctgatgaagcatcagaagctgccaggcacccaggccttcttccagccatcaccacacttcttggagctcaacttagccatctgtggcacgccactcttggagctgaacaatcgttctgcgtacttgttggtcgaaaatccgacccagagtcctatccacatgccggcaggaaagcccttgggcatgctgatagatagctcattccatgactttgaactttcagtccccgtgatcggacaacttccgttgttcttgaacgacagacaggttggtgtagacacattcagtactttcccttcacaaatgattaccatcaagcggcatgaagcccttcctgaggaacctatttgcagtgcaaccttagatactgactgcggtcagtgtctaacggtttttgcaataaatactcaaccctctgagtcaccggttgaaagcccggaacatcagagaccctcctcctctgaaccttatgacggcttcgaggccgaagtcagccagcagcttgacaaagcggatgcgctggagtcagaggagcagagagcagcgcttagaagcctgttctatgagtttcagtccatcttatccagggactccctggactgtggactcacaaacctgcacacggttcgcattccgacgaacccgaatgcccctcctacttttgtacgtcagtacaagattcccctcgctgcttatgagtcgatccaggagatcctcgatcagctgaaggagaaaaacatcatcagagagtgtaactccacttacaactctcccatctggccggttctgaaaccgactgggaaatggcgtctcaccatagactatcgtgcactgaacaaacaagtacctctctccaggtggcctatgatccatttagatcaggagctagccagagtcagagatgctcgtttcttctctacggttgacgtagccaacggcttctggaccatgaaggttgagccggcggaccagtataaactggctttctcctttggaaatcgccaatatacttggaaccgctgcccctttggctactctaactcacctgccgagttcaacatcttcctccacaaagccatgtcagatgctgcttccagagggaacctcatatatgtcgatgacatcttgatgaggagtcgaaccttcgaggagaacctggccgaactccgtcacgtgctgcaacagctcgctgacgccggagctaaattggcgattctcaagggacagtggtgtcgaaccaaagtggagtatgttggactgctggttggccctaatggagtcgagccccaagcggga
This sequence is a window from Nothobranchius furzeri strain GRZ-AD chromosome 3, NfurGRZ-RIMD1, whole genome shotgun sequence. Protein-coding genes within it:
- the LOC139068836 gene encoding uncharacterized protein: MEGQSSELTNSQQPGGAAAHDYEPGLLPGQILSQLVAVAREPDYPSRDFTEEQRSVELEAVIDQIENPDGTKPIQVHLAKLALILYQRGLQHDREIMNLQSMLAEKQRNGRLIEEDDTRTDSGEDGEKTPPPSADDNRQWEGGEHRDSEAEPECSPTPVRKQAGKANQGPPRTIAKDQLVSSTQGSEGPPSRRKGRLPPDTSPYDNQQYVVWDSLDGRTPQGRDEAHLFQPSAPFPTHTIGHSGPPRGRGQFALEPQVGPPPSSSRPSQSVRSRPAERHLYLDRSPSPRRVQGADWGYAPQPAPQPSTHPSYSGIRHADNQLQDKASYASPYPDKVYYAEAPVERRRLHYADVPREEDLPRHPRDVPAARHNMPDPDLGPRSQHWEPRAHQRYPAPSETDRGSESEDDAPYRESGLRVRQIESLAKDIERFDPNTNESNVDDYLREIERCLLDLPAPSSREKLKLIWKTTSRTVHGFMETLPPDIRDRYSSLCRALRDEYATYADSASATMGAFSIKHWRNEPPREYYRRLKSAYFQGRNGPGVEEDPAFRSLFIHNLHEYVRSEVSMYCRMKKLTTQEVRKYAQQAWEAGGKPQKPDARHRVMHLAPDAEPRLELDGTEAPPTKPKSAKPRPVKPREQSQSPQQGKGGADWPPRSGQSDRKWPNQNQRQAGRNSGRFKERRPQVGPEHKSAGEYLTKADLQEMFQQFLAKQKEQLRSADETPAPKSASKKPDPEPTSA